Proteins from one Arsenophonus apicola genomic window:
- the cydC gene encoding heme ABC transporter ATP-binding protein/permease CydC — MRVLLPFLALYRRHWVLLNLGILLTIVAVLASISLLTLSGWFLAGTALAGAAGLYTFNYMLPAAGVRGSAIIRTASRYAERLVNHDATFRVLAHLRIFTFQKLFPLSPGAIAHYRQGDILNRLVADVESLDHLYLRVLSPIFAALVITILLTLALSTLDLQLALTLGTIMLCLLITLPFFFYQGGKSIGHDITILRSQYRACLINIIQAQAELTVFGALPRFRQVLTNLESNWLKRQQQQANLTALSQSIMIFISGFTATLLMWMAATGVGEQHKPGALIALFVFCTLAAFEVLGPVAVAFQYLGQVVTSANRLMELINQKPAVTFPASGISTSDKVEIKLQQVHFSYPQQLQPTLENICLTLNAGEHVALLGKTGCGKSTLLQLLTRAWDVSSGQILINGQPINHYNEHTLRKLMAVVPQRTHIFSDTLRNNLLIAKDDASDTLLTKVLKQVGLDSLIKNQGLDSWIGEGGRQLSGGEQRRLGIARALLYDAPVILLDEPTEGLDAKTENQILLQLQQHCCDKTLLVITHRLQGLDKMDQIYVMDDGKIIEQATYKELLQLRGRYFQYYQAKIVLT; from the coding sequence ATGCGTGTACTACTCCCTTTTCTTGCGCTTTATCGTCGTCATTGGGTACTGCTTAATCTTGGTATTTTGTTAACCATTGTTGCGGTACTGGCGAGTATTAGCCTACTGACTTTATCAGGTTGGTTTTTAGCCGGAACGGCTCTTGCTGGTGCTGCCGGGCTTTATACTTTTAATTATATGCTACCAGCAGCAGGTGTTCGTGGTTCAGCCATTATCCGCACGGCCAGTCGTTACGCCGAACGATTAGTTAACCATGATGCAACTTTTCGTGTTTTAGCCCATTTAAGGATATTTACTTTTCAAAAACTATTCCCACTATCCCCTGGCGCTATCGCACACTATCGCCAAGGAGATATTCTTAATCGTCTGGTCGCTGATGTCGAGAGCCTTGATCATTTGTATCTACGGGTGCTTTCTCCCATATTCGCTGCTTTGGTTATTACTATTTTGCTCACCCTAGCATTAAGTACATTAGACTTACAGCTTGCCCTTACTTTGGGCACAATTATGCTCTGTTTGCTGATTACTTTACCCTTTTTCTTTTATCAAGGGGGAAAATCTATCGGGCACGATATCACTATATTACGTAGCCAATATCGCGCTTGTTTAATCAATATTATCCAGGCACAAGCAGAGCTAACTGTTTTTGGTGCATTACCTCGCTTTCGACAAGTATTGACCAATCTAGAATCCAACTGGTTAAAGCGCCAGCAGCAGCAAGCTAACTTAACCGCGCTATCACAATCTATTATGATTTTTATCTCCGGCTTTACCGCAACCCTACTAATGTGGATGGCAGCAACCGGAGTTGGTGAGCAGCATAAACCTGGTGCACTTATTGCCCTATTCGTTTTCTGTACCTTAGCTGCTTTTGAAGTTCTTGGACCAGTAGCTGTTGCATTTCAATATTTAGGACAAGTTGTTACTTCGGCAAATCGCTTAATGGAGTTAATTAATCAAAAACCAGCAGTGACATTTCCGGCTTCAGGCATATCAACGAGTGATAAAGTTGAGATCAAATTGCAACAAGTGCATTTCAGTTATCCCCAACAACTGCAACCAACATTAGAAAATATCTGTTTGACACTTAATGCAGGTGAACATGTTGCGCTACTAGGTAAAACTGGTTGTGGTAAATCTACACTGTTACAATTATTAACGCGTGCCTGGGATGTTAGTTCAGGCCAGATCTTGATAAATGGTCAGCCAATTAATCACTATAATGAGCATACATTACGTAAATTAATGGCGGTAGTACCACAGCGAACCCATATTTTTAGTGATACCTTGCGTAATAATCTGCTAATAGCAAAAGATGATGCCAGTGATACTTTACTGACAAAAGTATTAAAACAAGTCGGTTTAGATAGCCTGATTAAAAATCAAGGGCTGGATAGTTGGATCGGTGAAGGAGGTCGACAACTCTCAGGTGGTGAACAACGGCGATTAGGTATCGCAAGAGCCCTACTTTATGATGCACCTGTTATTTTATTAGATGAACCTACTGAAGGATTAGATGCAAAAACTGAAAACCAGATCCTGCTTCAGTTGCAGCAACACTGCTGCGACAAAACCTTGTTAGTGATTACCCATCGCTTACAAGGATTGGATAAAATGGATCAAATATATGTAATGGATGATGGAAAAATTATTGAGCAAGCAACGTATAAGGAATTATTACAATTGCGAGGGCGCTATTTTCAATATTATCAAGCCAAAATAGTACTAACATAA
- the aat gene encoding leucyl/phenylalanyl-tRNA--protein transferase, with protein MFQLDERSYIFPAPEYALSEPNGLLAIGGDLAVGRLQAAYYEGIFPWFNPTEIPLWWSPDPRAVLLPAEIHISRTTKKRMRKTPYVITLNHAFEQVIAGCAQRQEGTWITHQIIEAYTALHQLGVAHSVEVWHNTKLIGGLYGVNVGKIFCGESMFSRVSDGSKYALIAFYHHFLGFGGKLFDCQIINAYTASLGVREIPRVQFLNYLYQYRDQPIDKACWLKQTISLPSAEETNHFG; from the coding sequence ATGTTTCAGCTTGATGAGAGATCTTATATCTTTCCAGCGCCAGAATATGCTCTAAGTGAACCCAACGGCTTACTCGCCATCGGCGGTGATCTGGCGGTCGGTAGATTACAAGCTGCCTATTATGAAGGGATTTTCCCTTGGTTTAATCCAACGGAAATTCCATTGTGGTGGTCGCCAGATCCACGTGCAGTTCTCTTGCCAGCAGAAATACACATTAGTCGAACAACTAAAAAAAGAATGCGAAAAACGCCTTATGTCATTACGTTAAATCATGCCTTTGAGCAAGTTATCGCCGGCTGCGCACAACGACAGGAAGGAACTTGGATCACTCACCAAATAATAGAGGCATATACTGCTTTGCATCAACTAGGTGTTGCGCATTCCGTCGAAGTTTGGCACAACACAAAATTAATTGGTGGACTGTATGGCGTTAATGTTGGTAAAATTTTTTGTGGTGAATCGATGTTTAGCCGTGTTAGTGATGGTTCTAAATATGCACTTATTGCTTTTTATCACCATTTCCTGGGTTTTGGCGGTAAACTGTTTGATTGTCAAATAATTAATGCATATACCGCCTCTTTAGGTGTGAGAGAGATCCCTCGGGTACAATTTTTAAATTATCTCTATCAATATCGCGACCAACCTATTGATAAAGCATGTTGGCTAAAGCAAACTATAAGTTTACCTAGTGCAGAAGAAACTAATCATTTCGGATAA
- the infA gene encoding translation initiation factor IF-1, giving the protein MAKEDNIEMQGTVLDTLPNTMFRVELENGHVVTAHISGKMRKNYIRILTGDKVTVELTPYDLSKGRIIFRSR; this is encoded by the coding sequence ATGGCCAAAGAAGACAATATTGAAATGCAAGGTACAGTACTAGATACTCTGCCCAATACCATGTTCCGTGTTGAACTAGAAAATGGACACGTAGTTACTGCGCATATTTCTGGTAAAATGCGTAAAAATTATATCCGTATTCTAACGGGCGACAAAGTGACTGTCGAGTTAACACCTTATGATCTGAGTAAAGGCCGCATCATCTTTCGTAGCCGTTGA
- the clpA gene encoding ATP-dependent Clp protease ATP-binding subunit ClpA: MLNQELELSLNVAFAKARDNRHEFMTVEHLLLALLSNTSAREALEACKVDLVILRQELEHFISQTTPLLPEDDSRDTQPTLSFQRVLQRAVFHVQSSGRNEVTGANVLVAIFSEQESQAAYLLRKHDVSRLDVVNFISHGMIKGSEADNRQSDSINAAYQNEEAVGVEERMDSFTTNLNQLSKAGKVDPLIGRQLELERTIQVLCRRRKNNPLLVGESGVGKTAIAEGLAWRIIQNDIPEVMKDCTIYALDIGSLLAGTKYRGDFEKRFKALLNVLEKDEKSILFIDEIHTIIGAGAASGGQVDAANLIKPLLSSGRIRVMGSTTYQEFSHIFEKDRALARRFQKIDIVEPSADETVQIINGLRAKYEAHHNVRYSSKAIKAAVDLSVKYITDRHLPDKAIDVIDEAGARTRLMPQNRRKKTIGVQEIESVVSLIARIPEKTISSSDKERLKNLDNRLKMLVFGQEQAIETLSEAIKMNRAGLGSSHRPIGAFLFAGPTGVGKTEVTVQLAKALDIKLLRFDMSEYMERHTVSRLIGAPPGYVGFDQGGLLTDAVIKHPYSVVLLDEIEKAHSDVFNLLLQVMDNGTLTDNNGRKADFRNVVLVMTTNAGVQETQRKSIGFTEQDNSTDALSEIKRIFAPEFRNRLDSIIWFNALTTEVIAQVVDKFIVELQAQLDEKGVSIEISNAARQWLCTKGYDKAMGARPMARVIQDNLKKPLANELLFGQLSRGGAVKIDLNKKTQKLTYHFEGMHKTKPEDAII, from the coding sequence ATGCTTAACCAAGAACTTGAACTTAGTCTTAATGTAGCTTTTGCCAAGGCAAGAGATAACAGGCATGAATTTATGACGGTTGAGCATCTATTGCTGGCGTTGCTCAGTAATACATCCGCCCGGGAAGCTTTAGAAGCTTGCAAAGTTGATCTTGTGATATTGCGACAAGAATTGGAGCATTTTATTTCACAAACAACGCCATTATTGCCTGAGGATGATAGTCGAGATACGCAACCCACGTTGAGCTTTCAACGCGTATTACAGCGTGCTGTGTTTCATGTCCAGTCATCAGGACGTAATGAAGTTACGGGTGCCAATGTATTGGTTGCTATATTTAGCGAACAAGAATCTCAAGCTGCTTATTTATTGCGTAAACATGATGTCAGTCGGCTTGATGTGGTTAATTTTATTTCTCATGGCATGATCAAAGGTAGTGAGGCGGACAATCGTCAGTCAGATTCTATTAATGCCGCATATCAGAATGAAGAAGCTGTTGGCGTTGAAGAACGGATGGATAGCTTTACCACCAACCTTAACCAATTATCAAAAGCCGGTAAAGTTGATCCTTTAATTGGGCGTCAGCTTGAGCTGGAGAGAACGATCCAGGTTCTTTGTCGTCGACGAAAGAATAATCCACTACTAGTGGGTGAATCTGGAGTGGGCAAAACTGCGATTGCGGAAGGGCTAGCATGGCGTATTATACAAAATGATATCCCGGAAGTGATGAAAGATTGCACTATTTATGCCTTGGATATCGGTTCATTACTAGCCGGTACTAAGTATCGTGGTGATTTCGAAAAGCGCTTTAAAGCATTATTAAATGTGTTAGAAAAAGACGAAAAAAGTATTCTCTTTATTGATGAAATTCATACGATTATTGGTGCAGGTGCGGCATCAGGCGGACAAGTTGATGCGGCTAATTTGATTAAGCCATTACTATCAAGTGGCCGGATCCGTGTGATGGGTTCAACGACCTACCAAGAATTTAGTCATATTTTTGAGAAAGATCGGGCACTGGCTAGACGATTCCAAAAAATTGATATCGTTGAACCATCTGCTGACGAAACGGTACAGATCATTAACGGATTACGGGCTAAGTATGAAGCTCACCATAATGTTCGTTATAGTTCAAAAGCGATTAAAGCTGCGGTTGATTTATCAGTAAAGTATATTACTGATCGCCATTTACCGGATAAAGCCATCGACGTTATTGATGAGGCCGGTGCAAGAACGCGTTTGATGCCACAAAACCGACGTAAAAAAACAATTGGGGTACAAGAGATAGAATCGGTCGTCTCCCTAATTGCCCGTATTCCTGAAAAAACTATTTCTTCTAGCGATAAAGAGCGATTAAAAAATTTAGATAATAGATTGAAAATGCTAGTATTTGGTCAAGAGCAAGCCATCGAAACCCTTAGCGAAGCGATCAAAATGAATCGAGCGGGATTAGGTAGTAGTCATAGACCTATTGGTGCGTTTTTATTTGCTGGGCCAACAGGTGTTGGTAAAACAGAAGTCACCGTACAGTTAGCAAAAGCATTAGATATTAAATTATTGCGTTTTGATATGTCTGAATATATGGAACGCCATACAGTTAGTCGGCTAATTGGTGCCCCACCAGGATATGTCGGCTTTGATCAAGGTGGTTTATTGACAGATGCGGTTATAAAACATCCTTATTCAGTTGTTTTATTAGATGAAATCGAAAAAGCACATTCCGATGTATTCAATCTTTTATTACAAGTGATGGATAATGGAACATTAACCGATAATAATGGCCGTAAGGCTGATTTTCGTAATGTTGTCTTGGTGATGACTACCAATGCGGGTGTACAAGAGACACAACGTAAATCGATTGGTTTTACTGAGCAAGATAATAGTACTGATGCATTATCAGAGATAAAACGAATTTTCGCGCCGGAATTTCGTAATAGATTGGATAGTATTATTTGGTTTAATGCTTTAACAACCGAAGTTATTGCTCAAGTTGTTGATAAGTTTATTGTTGAGTTACAAGCTCAACTAGATGAAAAAGGTGTGTCAATTGAAATTAGTAATGCGGCACGTCAATGGCTTTGTACTAAAGGTTATGATAAGGCGATGGGAGCTAGGCCGATGGCAAGGGTTATCCAGGATAATCTAAAGAAACCTTTAGCTAATGAACTATTATTTGGCCAGTTGAGTCGTGGTGGTGCTGTTAAGATCGATCTAAATAAGAAAACGCAAAAATTAACCTATCATTTTGAAGGTATGCACAAAACTAAACCAGAGGATGCAATAATTTAA
- the clpS gene encoding ATP-dependent Clp protease adapter ClpS yields MSECQSDYQTDVRLKEQVEHALQPPSMYKVILNNDDFTPMDFVVQVLKKYFSLDEEQATQIMLDVHFHGKGICGVYTAEVAETKAAQVNIYAREHEYPLLCTIEEV; encoded by the coding sequence ATGAGTGAGTGCCAATCAGATTATCAGACGGATGTCAGGCTGAAGGAACAAGTGGAACACGCTTTACAACCACCTTCGATGTATAAGGTGATTTTGAATAATGATGATTTCACACCAATGGATTTTGTAGTACAAGTGTTAAAGAAATACTTTTCTCTTGATGAAGAGCAAGCCACACAAATTATGTTAGATGTTCATTTTCATGGAAAAGGGATCTGTGGGGTTTATACTGCTGAAGTTGCAGAAACAAAGGCCGCGCAAGTTAATATTTATGCAAGAGAACATGAATATCCATTACTTTGCACGATAGAAGAAGTCTGA
- the cspD gene encoding cold shock domain-containing protein CspD, translating into METGTVKWFNNAKGFGFICPENGGEDIFAHYSSIQMEGYRTLKAGQKVNFSSTKGPKGNHACLIIPVENE; encoded by the coding sequence ATGGAGACAGGTACAGTTAAGTGGTTTAATAATGCTAAAGGTTTTGGCTTCATCTGCCCCGAAAATGGTGGCGAAGACATCTTCGCACACTATTCCAGTATCCAGATGGAAGGGTACCGTACATTGAAAGCTGGACAGAAGGTTAATTTTAGTTCAACTAAAGGGCCTAAAGGTAACCATGCCTGCCTTATTATTCCTGTAGAAAATGAATAG
- the macB gene encoding macrolide ABC transporter ATP-binding protein/permease MacB, giving the protein MSALLELCNIGRNYRSGEQQVAVLKNISLTINAGEMVAIVGASGSGKSTLMNILGCLDKPSYGQYYLAGQNIDELDNEQLSVLRREYFGFIFQRYHLLPYLTAEQNVEIPAIYAGACQQERRKRAIALLTRLGLNDRIKYYPTQLSGGQQQRVSIARALMNGGQIILADEPTGALDSHSGNEVIAILKQLCEQGYTVILVTHNMQIAEQAERIIEIKNGEIIRNCVQRESAKRLPPIFSAKKSQISMTKWLNQLREALLMAWRAILINKMRTLLTMLGIIIGIASVVSILVIGNAAKGLVLADIQSIATNTITVFPGKGFGNMSPQDRRALKVSDVDALQEQPYVSAISGKMSTDVRLRYGSQNSAARASGIGESYFDVYAMPMSEGIILTSDMVKHHAQVIVIDQNTKNMFFPQQKQVVGEIMLVGNIPVTIIGVAAEQKSIYGNSDMLQIWMPYTTMSSRLMNRSYFDNLDIRIKQGYSSSEAEQQLTRLLTVLHGKKDIFTYNFDTLIKTIEKTTNTLQLFLTLVAVISLLVGGIGVMNIMLVSVTERTKEIGIRIAIGARNSDIMQQFLIESIFICLFGGFLGILLSYLVAIIARLVLPNWQFTFSLMPLLGALLCSTVIGLIFGFLPARNAAKLNPVDALARE; this is encoded by the coding sequence ATGAGTGCATTACTTGAATTATGTAATATAGGTCGTAATTATCGCTCAGGCGAACAGCAAGTAGCGGTACTAAAAAATATTTCTTTGACCATTAATGCTGGCGAAATGGTAGCTATAGTTGGCGCTTCAGGCTCTGGGAAATCAACTTTAATGAATATTCTTGGTTGTTTAGATAAACCAAGTTATGGCCAATACTATTTGGCTGGACAGAATATTGATGAGTTAGATAACGAGCAACTTTCTGTTTTACGTCGCGAATATTTTGGTTTCATTTTCCAGCGTTATCATTTGTTACCCTATTTGACGGCCGAACAGAATGTTGAAATTCCAGCTATCTATGCTGGCGCATGCCAACAAGAACGTCGTAAGCGAGCAATTGCCTTATTAACGCGTCTTGGTTTAAATGACCGAATTAAATATTATCCGACACAGTTGTCTGGCGGCCAACAGCAGAGAGTCAGTATTGCTCGGGCATTGATGAATGGTGGGCAGATTATTTTAGCTGATGAGCCAACCGGCGCTTTGGATAGTCACTCAGGTAATGAAGTTATTGCTATTCTTAAACAGTTATGCGAACAGGGATATACCGTTATTCTGGTTACTCATAATATGCAGATAGCAGAGCAGGCAGAACGGATAATTGAAATTAAAAATGGCGAAATTATCCGTAATTGCGTGCAACGTGAGTCAGCAAAACGATTACCGCCGATTTTTTCTGCTAAAAAATCGCAAATTTCAATGACCAAATGGCTTAATCAGCTTAGAGAAGCGCTACTGATGGCCTGGCGAGCGATATTGATTAATAAAATGCGTACATTACTCACCATGCTTGGCATCATTATCGGTATAGCCTCGGTAGTTAGTATTCTTGTTATTGGCAATGCGGCCAAAGGGCTTGTATTAGCCGATATTCAGTCAATTGCCACCAATACTATTACTGTTTTCCCTGGCAAGGGCTTTGGTAACATGAGCCCACAAGATAGAAGGGCACTTAAAGTAAGCGATGTAGATGCGCTACAGGAGCAGCCATATGTTTCTGCCATATCGGGTAAAATGAGTACTGATGTTCGATTACGTTATGGCAGTCAAAATTCTGCTGCAAGAGCATCTGGTATTGGAGAGTCATATTTTGATGTTTATGCTATGCCAATGAGCGAAGGGATAATACTGACCAGCGATATGGTTAAGCACCATGCACAGGTTATTGTTATTGATCAAAACACCAAAAATATGTTTTTCCCTCAGCAGAAACAGGTTGTTGGTGAAATAATGCTAGTTGGCAATATACCGGTTACTATTATTGGTGTGGCCGCAGAGCAAAAGTCTATTTATGGCAATAGCGATATGCTACAAATCTGGATGCCTTATACCACCATGAGTAGTCGTCTGATGAATCGCTCGTATTTTGATAATCTTGATATTAGGATCAAACAGGGTTATAGCTCGTCAGAAGCAGAACAACAATTGACGCGATTGTTGACGGTATTACATGGAAAAAAAGATATTTTTACCTACAATTTCGATACCTTGATTAAAACGATTGAAAAAACGACCAATACGCTACAGTTATTTTTAACATTAGTCGCTGTTATTTCCCTACTAGTCGGTGGTATAGGTGTTATGAATATCATGTTGGTTTCAGTAACCGAACGGACGAAAGAAATTGGTATTCGCATCGCGATCGGCGCGCGAAATAGCGATATTATGCAACAATTTTTGATAGAATCGATTTTTATTTGTTTGTTTGGTGGCTTTTTAGGGATCTTGCTCTCTTATTTAGTGGCAATTATAGCCCGCTTGGTATTACCAAATTGGCAGTTTACTTTTAGTCTAATGCCACTACTAGGTGCTTTGCTTTGCTCAACCGTTATTGGCCTCATTTTTGGTTTTTTACCTGCCCGCAATGCGGCAAAATTGAATCCAGTTGATGCGTTGGCAAGAGAATGA
- the macA gene encoding macrolide transporter subunit MacA: protein MKFLRNQKKRLLIFLVLLLIIVVTAAMLYVINLPKKVTYQTVPVIRGNIEKYVLATGKLDAVSKVDVGAQVSGQLQTLYVKEGDMVKKGDLLAVIDPQNAQNVVKESEEILRERQANLALARAELKLAEMTYQRHIDLAKHQAISRQEFDRVKTDVEVKKARVKIYIAQINRNQASLNTAKTNLKYTHLTAPLSGIVTNIKTLQGQTVIAAQEAPTIMTLADLDTMLVKAQVSEADIINLKPGQKASFTILGAPDTTFKGVLKDILPTPEEVNNAIFYYARFEVPNPQHILKLQMTAQIKIQLELHKNVLLLPLSALRENIAGNQYTVAILQNGYQVEKKVEVATRNYIDAEIVSGLAEGDLVITNPETSKG, encoded by the coding sequence ATGAAATTTCTTCGCAATCAAAAAAAGCGGTTATTGATTTTTCTCGTGTTGCTATTAATTATTGTCGTCACTGCTGCGATGTTGTATGTAATTAATTTACCTAAAAAGGTAACTTATCAGACTGTACCCGTTATTAGAGGGAATATCGAAAAGTATGTACTGGCAACTGGCAAGCTGGACGCAGTTAGTAAGGTAGATGTTGGTGCTCAGGTTAGTGGCCAGTTACAAACTCTTTATGTCAAAGAGGGGGATATGGTGAAAAAAGGGGACTTATTAGCGGTAATCGATCCCCAAAACGCGCAAAATGTGGTGAAAGAATCCGAGGAAATTCTGCGTGAACGTCAAGCTAATTTAGCCTTAGCCCGTGCAGAATTGAAATTAGCAGAAATGACTTATCAACGCCATATTGATTTGGCGAAGCATCAGGCTATTTCAAGGCAAGAGTTTGATCGAGTTAAAACCGATGTTGAGGTTAAAAAAGCGCGGGTAAAAATTTATATTGCCCAAATTAATCGTAATCAAGCCTCGTTAAATACGGCTAAAACCAATTTGAAGTATACCCATCTTACTGCGCCATTGAGTGGGATTGTTACCAACATTAAAACCTTGCAGGGACAAACTGTCATTGCTGCCCAAGAAGCGCCAACCATCATGACTTTAGCAGACTTGGATACAATGTTAGTAAAAGCGCAAGTTTCCGAAGCCGACATTATTAATCTTAAACCGGGGCAAAAAGCTTCTTTTACTATTCTTGGTGCACCGGATACCACTTTTAAAGGAGTTTTGAAAGATATATTACCTACGCCGGAAGAAGTTAATAATGCAATTTTTTATTATGCGCGCTTTGAGGTACCCAATCCGCAGCATATTTTAAAACTACAAATGACTGCGCAAATTAAAATTCAACTTGAATTACATAAAAATGTATTGCTTTTACCGCTATCTGCATTGAGAGAAAACATTGCGGGTAATCAATATACTGTTGCGATTCTGCAAAATGGCTACCAGGTGGAGAAAAAAGTCGAAGTTGCTACACGAAATTATATCGATGCTGAAATTGTTTCCGGTCTTGCTGAAGGTGATTTGGTCATTACCAACCCTGAAACTTCAAAAGGATAA
- a CDS encoding ATP-dependent nuclease yields MYLQQVEIAGFRGINRLSLTLDHETVLIGENTWGKSSLLDALTILLSPRQPLYQFNQHDFHHLVDTDEQINNLQIILVFCENQPNSHKATRFKLLSPLWIDGDDEYRRIYYRVSAQQQNNLVVTERCFLDKQGNKLVLNDNSKYIQQIIRLYPVLRLRDARFYYPTTTKFNDVGYKKLAVKFANQLEQLAQALMQASRKLSHEETEEGFVVLQQLLGYYFAEHSTHLSHRQNQANIAYNLSHRRGWQVLEDINRIVAKPEQQYIKLIIWQIFSSFLQLQGDLQLARNAKPILIIEDPETRLHPIMLSIAWRLLNLFPLQRISSTNSGELLSQVPLENVCRLVRNSSRVAAYRLKTNKLSLEDMRRLSFHIRFNRPSALFARCWLLVEGETEIWLMNELARQYNYHFASEGVKVIEFAQCGIKPLLKFANSMGIEWHTLVDGDNAGRQYAGAAIAYAEKNNDTARDRLTMLPASDMEHFLYHEGFREIYHQIAGIPDNGKVLPRRVIIKAIHRTSKPDLAIEVANRAAEKGINSIPSLLRNMFSRVAWLARGKS; encoded by the coding sequence ATGTATTTGCAACAAGTGGAAATTGCCGGTTTTCGTGGCATAAATCGGCTTTCATTAACACTGGATCATGAAACCGTGTTAATTGGTGAAAATACTTGGGGTAAATCAAGCTTATTAGATGCCTTGACTATTTTATTATCACCAAGGCAGCCATTATATCAATTTAATCAGCATGATTTTCATCACTTGGTAGATACAGATGAACAAATCAATAACCTACAAATAATTTTAGTTTTCTGTGAAAATCAGCCCAATAGCCATAAAGCAACTCGTTTTAAGCTTTTATCACCATTATGGATTGACGGAGATGATGAATACAGGCGTATTTATTATCGGGTCAGTGCACAACAACAGAATAATCTTGTGGTGACGGAACGATGTTTTTTAGATAAGCAGGGTAATAAGCTTGTATTGAATGATAATAGTAAATATATCCAGCAGATTATTCGACTATATCCAGTACTACGTCTAAGAGATGCCCGATTTTACTATCCTACCACTACTAAATTTAATGATGTTGGTTATAAAAAACTAGCTGTTAAATTTGCCAACCAGTTAGAGCAATTGGCTCAAGCCTTAATGCAAGCATCACGAAAATTGTCTCATGAAGAGACAGAGGAAGGTTTTGTGGTATTGCAGCAGTTGCTGGGTTATTACTTTGCCGAACACAGCACCCATTTATCTCATCGACAAAATCAGGCCAATATTGCCTATAACTTATCCCATAGAAGAGGCTGGCAGGTGCTGGAGGATATCAATCGTATCGTGGCTAAACCTGAACAGCAGTATATTAAATTAATTATTTGGCAGATTTTTTCCTCATTTCTGCAATTACAAGGTGATCTGCAACTAGCTCGCAATGCCAAGCCTATCCTAATTATTGAAGATCCCGAAACGCGTTTACACCCTATTATGCTGTCGATTGCTTGGCGACTGTTAAATCTTTTTCCATTACAGCGCATTAGTTCAACTAATTCAGGCGAATTACTTTCACAAGTTCCTTTGGAAAATGTATGCCGTTTAGTGCGTAATTCAAGTCGAGTAGCTGCTTATCGACTAAAGACTAATAAGTTATCACTAGAAGATATGAGACGTCTCTCATTTCATATCCGCTTTAATCGTCCTTCAGCACTATTTGCGCGCTGTTGGTTATTAGTTGAAGGAGAGACCGAAATTTGGTTGATGAATGAATTGGCACGCCAGTATAATTATCATTTTGCGTCGGAAGGTGTTAAAGTAATTGAGTTTGCGCAATGTGGTATTAAGCCATTATTGAAGTTTGCTAATAGTATGGGGATTGAGTGGCATACGTTAGTCGATGGTGATAATGCCGGCAGACAATATGCAGGAGCAGCCATCGCTTATGCTGAGAAGAACAATGATACGGCCCGAGATAGGTTAACCATGTTGCCTGCGTCAGATATGGAGCATTTTCTTTATCATGAAGGTTTCAGGGAGATCTATCACCAAATTGCAGGTATCCCGGATAATGGTAAAGTTTTACCGCGCCGTGTCATTATTAAAGCAATTCATCGAACTTCTAAACCTGACTTAGCAATTGAAGTTGCCAACAGAGCGGCAGAAAAAGGCATTAATTCAATACCTTCGTTACTACGCAATATGTTTTCACGTGTTGCTTGGCTAGCAAGAGGGAAATCTTAG